Proteins co-encoded in one Gouania willdenowi chromosome 1, fGouWil2.1, whole genome shotgun sequence genomic window:
- the LOC114461451 gene encoding uncharacterized protein LOC114461451 isoform X1, translated as MIQSYQQHSAAWCVIRNNTDPFVQTHRCRNRLRDHCHHFSVTSEENFKKVNKMSPHIMLSYQWDDQALVKKIYDRLRDDGLMVWMDIEGGVTGNINDAMAAGVEEAAVICPFMTPSYQASRNCKKELNYADTREVTIIPVMLADNWEASEWLGLITAGLLWVDFRRAEEDEEQFDLCVRSLEEEILFNAGHLLTVRKPSDEDEDAAEVKKKKKPGRGFLHALTQLYIQDTEEQTEPVEGSRVPVQLSESSTVGCYWEEIKGKGCKYYRNVFTRRYLGFDPTEDTLHCDPRPSESEEWLLLMDQSEKSHHRAVIIRHKQSGSFLAVSNGCCRGLTSYDEDCKWFLK; from the exons TCGCTGTAGGAACCGACTCAGGGATCATTGTCACCATTTCTCAGTGACTTCAGaggaaaactttaaaaaagttaACAAAATGTCTCCTCACATCATGCTCTCGTATCAGTGGGACGACCAGGCTCTGGTGAAGAAGATCTACGACCGTCTGAGAGATGATGGTCTGATGGTGTGGATGGACATCGAAGGAGGAGTGACTGGGAACATCAATGATGC catGGCTGCAGGAGTGGAGGAGGCTGCAGTCATTTGTCCATTCATGACTCCATCTTATCAGGCATCTCGCAACTGCAAGAAAGAGCTCAACTACGCTGACACAAGAGAGGTCACCATCATCCCAGTCATGTTGGCTGACAACTGGGAGGCCAGTGAGTGGCTGGGACTGATCACTGCAGGGCTGCTGTGGGTGGACTTCAG GAGGgcggaggaggatgaggagcagTTTGACCTGTGTGTCAGGTCCCTGGAAGAGGAAATCCTGTTTAATGCTGGACACCTGCTGACTGTTAGAAAACCCTCAGATGAAGATGAGGATGCAGCAgaggtgaagaagaagaagaaaccagGGAGAGGTTTTCTTCATGCTCTCACTCAGCTTTACATCCAGGACACAG AAGAGCAGACTGAACCAGTAGAGGGCAGCAGAGTCCCAGTGCAGCTCAGCGAAAGCTCTACAGTTGGTTGTTACTGGGAAGAGATCAAAGGCAAAGGCTGCAAATACTACAGGAACGTGTTCACCCGCAGATACCTCG GCTTTGATCCCACTGAGGACACACTCCACTGTGACCCCCGACCCTCAGAGAGTGAGGAGTGGCTTCTGTTGATGGATCAGTCAGAAAAGAGCCATCACAGAGCTGTCATTATCAGACACAAACAGTCTGGAAGCTTCCTGGCTGTTAGCAACGGCTGCTGCAGAGGACTGACTTCCTACGATGAGGACTGTAAATGGTTTttgaaataa
- the LOC114461451 gene encoding uncharacterized protein LOC114461451 isoform X2, producing MNGPQCCASRCRNRLRDHCHHFSVTSEENFKKVNKMSPHIMLSYQWDDQALVKKIYDRLRDDGLMVWMDIEGGVTGNINDAMAAGVEEAAVICPFMTPSYQASRNCKKELNYADTREVTIIPVMLADNWEASEWLGLITAGLLWVDFRRAEEDEEQFDLCVRSLEEEILFNAGHLLTVRKPSDEDEDAAEVKKKKKPGRGFLHALTQLYIQDTEEQTEPVEGSRVPVQLSESSTVGCYWEEIKGKGCKYYRNVFTRRYLGFDPTEDTLHCDPRPSESEEWLLLMDQSEKSHHRAVIIRHKQSGSFLAVSNGCCRGLTSYDEDCKWFLK from the exons TCGCTGTAGGAACCGACTCAGGGATCATTGTCACCATTTCTCAGTGACTTCAGaggaaaactttaaaaaagttaACAAAATGTCTCCTCACATCATGCTCTCGTATCAGTGGGACGACCAGGCTCTGGTGAAGAAGATCTACGACCGTCTGAGAGATGATGGTCTGATGGTGTGGATGGACATCGAAGGAGGAGTGACTGGGAACATCAATGATGC catGGCTGCAGGAGTGGAGGAGGCTGCAGTCATTTGTCCATTCATGACTCCATCTTATCAGGCATCTCGCAACTGCAAGAAAGAGCTCAACTACGCTGACACAAGAGAGGTCACCATCATCCCAGTCATGTTGGCTGACAACTGGGAGGCCAGTGAGTGGCTGGGACTGATCACTGCAGGGCTGCTGTGGGTGGACTTCAG GAGGgcggaggaggatgaggagcagTTTGACCTGTGTGTCAGGTCCCTGGAAGAGGAAATCCTGTTTAATGCTGGACACCTGCTGACTGTTAGAAAACCCTCAGATGAAGATGAGGATGCAGCAgaggtgaagaagaagaagaaaccagGGAGAGGTTTTCTTCATGCTCTCACTCAGCTTTACATCCAGGACACAG AAGAGCAGACTGAACCAGTAGAGGGCAGCAGAGTCCCAGTGCAGCTCAGCGAAAGCTCTACAGTTGGTTGTTACTGGGAAGAGATCAAAGGCAAAGGCTGCAAATACTACAGGAACGTGTTCACCCGCAGATACCTCG GCTTTGATCCCACTGAGGACACACTCCACTGTGACCCCCGACCCTCAGAGAGTGAGGAGTGGCTTCTGTTGATGGATCAGTCAGAAAAGAGCCATCACAGAGCTGTCATTATCAGACACAAACAGTCTGGAAGCTTCCTGGCTGTTAGCAACGGCTGCTGCAGAGGACTGACTTCCTACGATGAGGACTGTAAATGGTTTttgaaataa